In one Gloeocapsopsis sp. IPPAS B-1203 genomic region, the following are encoded:
- the cas2 gene encoding CRISPR-associated endonuclease Cas2, with translation MYIVVSYDVSEDKRRTKIHSILKSYGQWVQYSIFECNLTDGQYARMRSRLSKLIKAEDSIRFYFLCGCCQGKVERLGGEQPRDETIFFA, from the coding sequence ATGTATATCGTTGTGTCTTATGATGTTTCTGAAGATAAGCGTCGCACCAAGATTCACTCAATTCTCAAATCTTACGGTCAGTGGGTACAATACAGTATTTTTGAATGTAACTTAACCGATGGTCAGTATGCGAGAATGCGATCGCGTTTATCCAAACTGATCAAAGCCGAAGACAGCATTCGGTTTTACTTTCTGTGTGGATGTTGTCAAGGTAAAGTAGAAAGACTTGGTGGAGAACAACCACGCGATGAAACAATCTTTTTTGCTTAG
- a CDS encoding 2OG-Fe(II) oxygenase — translation MKYYHQHPNAFPSNYLKDLCGEIQACSYFAVNNLNRDFVNTKGFSLVFQRSHLAKVTQQFPFFKPYLNHALQPNCNAFYLNPLLLKEGSRVDPHVDRSLRSYCKTIEPPAIVSVLYVQVPPNLQGGELVLCCNKRQVGQIKPQTNTLLYFQGDLTHSVNAVKTPGTRLSLVCEQYSLSEAELTEIPPFTVESRVVQSKTKKRYAA, via the coding sequence TTGAAATACTATCATCAACACCCCAATGCCTTTCCCAGCAATTACCTCAAGGATTTGTGTGGAGAAATTCAAGCTTGTTCTTACTTTGCTGTTAATAACCTCAACCGCGACTTTGTCAATACCAAGGGATTTTCTCTAGTATTTCAGCGATCGCACTTGGCAAAAGTAACGCAGCAGTTTCCTTTTTTCAAGCCTTATCTAAATCACGCTCTCCAGCCAAATTGTAATGCTTTTTACCTCAATCCCTTACTACTCAAGGAAGGCTCTCGCGTCGATCCACACGTCGATCGATCGCTACGTTCTTATTGTAAAACCATTGAGCCACCGGCGATCGTCAGCGTTCTTTATGTGCAAGTACCACCCAACTTACAAGGAGGAGAACTAGTACTGTGCTGTAACAAACGCCAAGTTGGGCAAATTAAGCCGCAAACGAATACTTTGCTTTATTTTCAAGGTGACTTAACTCATTCTGTTAATGCTGTGAAAACTCCAGGAACTCGCCTGAGTTTAGTTTGCGAACAGTATAGTTTAAGCGAGGCTGAACTTACAGAAATCCCGCCGTTTACCGTGGAGTCAAGAGTTGTTCAGTCTAAAACGAAGAAGAGATATGCCGCATAG
- the cas4 gene encoding CRISPR-associated protein Cas4 — MHDTDYIPIAALNQYTYCPHRCWRMFCAGEFSDNQYTIEGTSLHDRVHTLGDGHREETWQIRAIWLKSERYGLIGKADLIESTDGHFYPIEYKRGKKGEWDNDEMQVTAQALCLEDMTGSPVTQGYVYYAQSHQRQSVKITPELRESAIATIEAVHNLLETGKMPPAIYGQRCTGCSLYSQCLPQATAKVQRYQEAS, encoded by the coding sequence ATGCATGATACTGATTATATTCCAATTGCGGCTCTGAATCAATATACATATTGTCCGCATCGATGTTGGCGGATGTTTTGTGCAGGTGAATTTAGCGATAATCAATACACAATCGAAGGCACTAGCTTACACGATCGCGTCCACACATTAGGAGATGGACACCGTGAAGAAACTTGGCAAATTCGCGCAATTTGGTTGAAATCTGAACGCTACGGTTTAATTGGCAAAGCTGATTTAATTGAATCCACTGACGGTCATTTTTATCCGATTGAATACAAACGGGGAAAGAAAGGAGAATGGGATAACGATGAAATGCAAGTTACCGCACAGGCGCTTTGTCTAGAAGATATGACTGGTTCGCCCGTAACGCAGGGATACGTTTACTACGCCCAGTCACATCAGCGTCAATCGGTCAAAATAACGCCAGAATTACGAGAGAGTGCGATCGCTACTATTGAGGCTGTTCATAATTTACTCGAAACAGGCAAAATGCCACCAGCAATATACGGTCAACGTTGTACGGGTTGTAGTTTATATTCGCAGTGCTTACCGCAAGCCACTGCAAAAGTTCAGCGCTATCAAGAAGCTAGTTAA
- the cas7d gene encoding type I-D CRISPR-associated protein Cas7/Csc2 codes for MQFLKTVDAKFFHDEIPAKPMGKYAHFITIRVTESYPLFQTDGELNKARVRAGVNNPEPISRLAMFKRKQSTPERLTGRELLRNYQIGDWEKCDYNVDFSKTTPDCILYGFAIGDSGSEKSKVVVDTAYSITSFDDSHLNFTLNAPFENGTMSRKGEVTSRINSQDHILPQIFFPSIVTLKDPTEASFLYVFNNILRTRHYGAQTTRTGRVRNQLIGIVFADGEIVSNLRWTQKIYDLLKDKEQINPPDPLSEDDVLQAANHAITELMTQECISHSDFIGNNFQPLLIEVKSITGDENRLKELLNKANTESSTYAKQYILKPGKEKKADNKTRASAAKE; via the coding sequence ATGCAATTTCTCAAAACTGTTGATGCTAAATTTTTCCACGACGAAATTCCTGCTAAACCAATGGGTAAATATGCTCATTTTATTACTATTCGTGTGACTGAATCTTACCCATTATTTCAAACTGATGGCGAATTAAATAAAGCAAGAGTCCGTGCTGGAGTTAACAATCCAGAACCAATTAGCCGCTTAGCAATGTTTAAACGCAAACAGTCTACACCGGAGCGTTTAACTGGGCGTGAATTATTGCGCAACTATCAGATCGGTGATTGGGAAAAGTGTGATTACAACGTAGATTTTAGTAAAACTACACCCGACTGCATTCTATATGGATTTGCAATTGGTGACTCTGGTTCAGAAAAATCAAAAGTTGTAGTAGACACAGCTTATTCAATTACTTCCTTTGATGATTCACATCTAAATTTTACGCTCAACGCACCATTTGAAAATGGCACTATGAGCCGCAAAGGAGAAGTAACCAGCCGTATTAACAGTCAAGACCACATCTTACCGCAAATTTTCTTTCCAAGTATTGTGACACTAAAAGATCCTACAGAAGCAAGCTTTCTGTATGTTTTTAACAACATTTTACGAACACGTCACTACGGAGCGCAAACAACTCGTACTGGTAGGGTTCGCAATCAATTAATTGGAATAGTATTTGCTGATGGTGAAATTGTAAGCAACTTACGATGGACACAAAAAATCTATGACTTGCTTAAAGATAAAGAGCAAATTAATCCTCCTGATCCACTTAGTGAAGATGATGTTTTACAAGCTGCCAACCACGCAATCACTGAATTAATGACTCAAGAGTGCATTTCTCATAGCGACTTCATTGGTAATAATTTCCAGCCTCTATTAATTGAAGTTAAATCAATTACTGGCGATGAAAATAGACTGAAAGAATTGTTAAATAAAGCGAATACCGAGTCATCTACTTATGCAAAGCAGTACATTCTTAAGCCAGGAAAAGAGAAGAAAGCTGACAATAAAACTAGAGCAAGTGCAGCTAAGGAGTAA
- the cas6 gene encoding CRISPR-associated endoribonuclease Cas6: MPHSLVLNLLPKSPIYPNYLTGRHLHALFLTLVSSVDKTLGNSLHASSADKAFTLSPLQTNKSKHNLQWEHQQPIPAGTPCWWRISLLDDSLFGKLTQLWLNLNPKYPWHLGSADLYITSILGTPQSTQAWANATTYAQLYEQASEIERELAFRFYTPTCFRQGEFDAALPTRECVFNSLLHRWQKHSGIDFEPNLTAVIFPSYFNIGTTMVADSRSKFIGCIGEVTYRILGEVDPVIMKQINTLADFALYCGAGRKTTMGMGMLRRIKLPRK; the protein is encoded by the coding sequence ATGCCGCATAGTTTAGTTTTAAATTTACTCCCCAAGTCCCCAATTTATCCTAACTATCTTACAGGAAGACATCTTCATGCATTGTTTTTAACGCTGGTGAGTTCGGTAGATAAAACATTAGGAAATAGCCTCCACGCTTCCAGTGCAGATAAAGCTTTTACTCTTAGCCCTTTACAAACAAATAAATCAAAACATAACTTGCAGTGGGAACATCAACAACCTATCCCTGCTGGTACTCCTTGCTGGTGGAGGATCTCTTTACTCGATGATAGTTTATTTGGCAAACTTACTCAACTATGGCTAAATCTTAATCCAAAATATCCTTGGCATCTTGGTTCGGCTGACTTATACATTACCAGCATTTTAGGTACTCCCCAGTCAACGCAAGCTTGGGCAAATGCAACTACCTATGCACAATTATACGAGCAAGCTTCTGAGATTGAACGCGAACTTGCCTTTCGCTTTTACACTCCTACTTGCTTTCGTCAAGGTGAATTTGATGCTGCTTTACCGACAAGAGAATGCGTTTTCAATAGCTTACTCCATCGTTGGCAAAAACACAGTGGCATCGATTTTGAACCTAATCTTACAGCAGTTATCTTCCCCAGTTATTTCAATATTGGTACTACGATGGTTGCGGATTCTCGCAGTAAGTTTATTGGCTGTATTGGAGAAGTAACCTATCGAATTTTAGGTGAAGTTGATCCGGTAATCATGAAACAAATTAATACTCTAGCTGATTTTGCTCTCTACTGCGGTGCAGGTAGAAAAACAACAATGGGAATGGGAATGCTGCGGAGAATTAAACTTCCAAGAAAATAA
- the cas5d gene encoding type I-D CRISPR-associated protein Cas5/Csc1, whose product MALIYCCQLELHDSLYYATREIGRLYETEPVLHNYALCYALGLVDSEVYATTVVEEHSYRYFCPEQVPKYKEHLTPLNRQGIYVTPARSIEHTAMLNTWKYTNNNYHVEMEKTQKNIPSFGRAKEVAPESLFEFFVICQKEIQLPKWIRLGKWMSKAEVKQLDYLEVKPSTTEENFTFPYPLNPLDAMLTHQIISYDVVNMPPVSLIQNIQIQGHCYQYEQLQIPARMQYRFQG is encoded by the coding sequence ATGGCTTTAATTTATTGCTGTCAATTAGAATTACACGATAGCCTCTACTATGCAACTCGTGAGATTGGAAGACTTTATGAAACAGAGCCAGTGCTTCACAACTATGCTCTTTGTTATGCGCTGGGTTTAGTTGATAGTGAAGTTTACGCGACTACAGTTGTCGAAGAACATTCATATCGTTACTTTTGTCCTGAACAAGTTCCTAAATATAAGGAGCATCTAACACCACTTAATCGGCAAGGAATTTATGTAACTCCAGCGCGTTCAATTGAACATACTGCTATGCTCAATACCTGGAAGTATACTAACAACAACTATCATGTCGAGATGGAAAAGACTCAAAAGAATATCCCTAGTTTTGGTAGGGCAAAAGAAGTTGCGCCGGAAAGTCTATTTGAGTTTTTTGTAATCTGTCAAAAGGAAATTCAATTACCGAAATGGATTCGCCTAGGCAAGTGGATGAGTAAAGCAGAAGTAAAGCAGTTAGATTATTTAGAAGTAAAACCTTCAACCACAGAAGAAAACTTTACTTTTCCTTACCCGCTCAATCCGTTAGATGCGATGTTGACCCATCAAATTATCAGTTACGATGTGGTAAATATGCCTCCTGTTAGCTTGATTCAAAATATCCAGATTCAAGGGCATTGCTATCAGTACGAGCAGTTACAAATCCCTGCTAGAATGCAATACCGTTTTCAAGGATAA
- the cas1d gene encoding type I-D CRISPR-associated endonuclease Cas1d: protein MGTVYITQQDAFIGKTDERLSIKADKQTLLDVPLIKVDGIVILGRATVSPAAVYEFLERHIPLSFLTATGKYLGRLEPEVTKNIFVRKAQWQAIGESTQAVHIVKGFVRGKLKNYRNALLRAQRSNTELDLNNSITRLEQAIAPLDKTNTIASLRGLEGAGSAAYFGSLNQLIRAEGFTFESRRRRPPTDPVNALLSLGYALLRHDVQSAVNIVGFDAYLGYLHVERYGRPSLALDLMEEFRPLVVDAVVLSALNKRSLLPTDFTTEPLSHAVSLTTEGLRTFLRLYEQKKQSKFKHPVLGRQCTYQEAFEIQARLLAKYLMGETDKYPPLVLK from the coding sequence ATGGGTACAGTTTACATTACACAACAAGATGCTTTTATTGGTAAAACTGACGAACGTTTGAGTATCAAAGCCGATAAACAAACTTTATTAGATGTACCATTAATTAAAGTAGATGGTATTGTCATTTTAGGACGCGCTACAGTCTCTCCAGCAGCAGTTTATGAGTTTTTAGAACGTCACATTCCTTTAAGTTTTCTCACAGCTACAGGAAAATATCTTGGACGCTTAGAACCAGAAGTTACTAAAAATATCTTTGTTCGTAAAGCACAATGGCAAGCTATCGGAGAATCTACACAAGCAGTACATATTGTCAAAGGTTTTGTGCGCGGTAAACTCAAAAATTACCGCAATGCATTATTACGCGCTCAACGCTCAAATACTGAACTTGACTTAAATAACAGTATCACGCGCTTAGAACAAGCGATCGCACCCCTAGACAAAACAAACACAATTGCTTCATTGCGTGGTTTAGAAGGTGCGGGTAGTGCTGCATACTTTGGTAGTTTGAATCAACTCATTCGTGCAGAAGGCTTTACATTTGAATCTCGACGCCGAAGACCGCCAACTGATCCTGTTAATGCTTTACTAAGTTTAGGCTATGCTTTACTTCGCCATGATGTGCAAAGTGCTGTCAACATCGTCGGATTTGATGCTTATCTAGGATATCTGCACGTCGAACGTTACGGTCGTCCTTCGTTGGCATTAGACTTGATGGAAGAATTTCGCCCTTTAGTTGTCGATGCAGTTGTGTTATCTGCGTTGAATAAGCGATCGCTTCTACCAACAGATTTCACCACCGAACCGTTAAGTCATGCTGTGTCTCTTACTACAGAAGGGTTACGAACATTTTTGCGGTTGTACGAACAGAAGAAACAATCTAAATTTAAGCATCCGGTATTAGGGCGACAGTGTACATACCAAGAAGCATTTGAAATTCAAGCGCGGTTATTAGCTAAATACCTGATGGGTGAAACAGATAAGTATCCTCCTTTAGTACTGAAGTAG